From one Myxococcota bacterium genomic stretch:
- a CDS encoding inositol monophosphatase family protein, with protein MRELRELATAIAREAGGIARERFHDPRTIRTKTSEIDLVTDVDQALDRLIRERIRAARAHDALLTEESQAESGSSGVRWIVDPLDGTTNYAHAFPHFAISIGVEVDGRRAVGVVYDPMRDELFSAEAGRGAELNGKPVRVSEVSELRRALLATGFAYDVHQKRTPNLTYFERFIGTAQAIRRAGSAALDLAYVACGRFDGYWELHLAPWDVAAGLLLVEEAGGRVSDFDAGPAPASGTRVVASNGRIHDAMLGTLTTSPG; from the coding sequence ATGAGAGAGCTGCGCGAGCTCGCGACCGCGATCGCGCGCGAGGCCGGCGGCATCGCGCGCGAGCGCTTCCACGACCCGCGCACGATCCGCACCAAGACCAGTGAGATCGACCTGGTGACCGACGTCGACCAGGCGCTCGACCGGCTGATTCGCGAGCGCATCCGCGCTGCGCGCGCGCACGACGCCCTGCTCACCGAGGAGAGTCAGGCCGAGTCGGGCTCGAGCGGCGTGCGCTGGATCGTCGACCCGCTCGACGGCACCACCAACTACGCGCACGCCTTTCCGCACTTCGCGATCTCGATCGGCGTCGAGGTCGACGGCCGCCGCGCCGTGGGCGTGGTCTACGACCCGATGCGCGACGAGCTGTTCTCGGCCGAAGCCGGGCGCGGCGCCGAGCTGAACGGCAAGCCGGTGCGCGTCTCGGAAGTGAGCGAGCTGCGGCGCGCCCTGCTGGCCACCGGCTTCGCCTACGACGTGCACCAGAAGCGCACGCCGAACCTGACTTACTTCGAGCGCTTCATCGGCACGGCGCAGGCCATCCGGCGCGCGGGCTCGGCGGCGCTCGACCTCGCCTACGTAGCCTGCGGCCGCTTCGACGGCTACTGGGAGCTCCACCTGGCGCCGTGGGACGTCGCCGCGGGCTTGCTCCTGGTCGAGGAGGCCGGCGGACGCGTCAGTGACTTCGACGCCGGCCCCGCACCCGCCTCGGGCACGCGCGTGGTGGCCAGCAACGGACGCATTCACGACGCGATGCTCGGGACCCTGACTACTTCTCCGGGCTAG
- a CDS encoding TatD family hydrolase: MRLFDSHAHIGAPELLADAPAMIARAREAGVEGMIAVGAGYGVGANAGAVMLADEQRGVWASVGVHPHDADQWSELAATALDGWLAHPRVVAVGECGLDYFYDHSPRDAQRAALAAQIGIARAAERPLVIHVRPAQGQRDAFEELVEIFDREGAERCGGVIHCFTGDLPFARECLARGFDISFSGILTFKNADELREVARQLPLERLLVETDTPLLAPAPHRGRRNEPAWVARVVETLAELHGRSADEIGAATAERARARFRLGPGA; encoded by the coding sequence GTGAGACTCTTCGACAGTCACGCGCACATCGGCGCGCCGGAGCTGCTCGCCGACGCGCCCGCCATGATCGCGCGCGCGCGCGAGGCGGGGGTCGAGGGCATGATCGCGGTCGGCGCCGGCTACGGCGTGGGTGCCAACGCCGGCGCAGTCATGCTCGCCGACGAGCAGCGCGGCGTGTGGGCTTCGGTCGGCGTGCACCCGCACGACGCGGACCAGTGGAGCGAGCTCGCCGCGACCGCGCTCGACGGCTGGCTCGCGCACCCGCGCGTGGTGGCCGTCGGCGAGTGCGGGCTCGACTACTTCTACGATCACTCGCCGCGCGACGCGCAGCGCGCGGCGCTGGCCGCGCAGATCGGCATCGCGCGCGCGGCCGAACGTCCGCTCGTGATCCACGTGCGGCCGGCGCAGGGCCAGCGCGACGCGTTCGAGGAGCTGGTCGAGATCTTCGACCGCGAGGGCGCGGAGCGCTGCGGCGGCGTGATCCACTGCTTCACCGGCGACCTGCCGTTCGCGCGCGAGTGTCTCGCGCGCGGCTTCGACATCAGCTTCTCGGGCATCCTGACCTTCAAGAACGCGGACGAGCTGCGCGAGGTCGCGCGCCAGCTGCCGCTCGAGCGACTCCTGGTCGAGACCGACACGCCGCTGCTCGCGCCGGCGCCGCATCGCGGCCGGCGCAACGAGCCGGCGTGGGTCGCGCGCGTGGTCGAGACGCTGGCAGAGCTGCACGGCCGCTCCGCCGACGAGATCGGCGCGGCGACCGCCGAGCGGGCGCGCGCGCGCTTCCGGCTCGGGCCGGGCGCATGA
- the holB gene encoding DNA polymerase III subunit delta', giving the protein MAAGGSGEIRAELARARGTGKVHSAYLFDGPPGTGKLETALWFAQLLLCKGAPAAAAGPCGTCHDCRLFATGAHPDLHRVEVDGAWIKVDAVRELRAALSLVANERGRRVGLIADAERLRVEAANALLKTLEEPPPATVLLLVTAAPEALPRTLRSRTVRVRFPRAGEREIAAALEAEGMPADDAALASQLGGASPAAARAWAEESLADARETKALLERVDSLSVTEILDFAEGFRRPGDAGRDQARAFIDVQSAFARARAEAAAAAGETRALERWLRAFESASAARLELERRNLNPQLLVESLLLELRS; this is encoded by the coding sequence ATGGCGGCAGGCGGAAGCGGCGAGATCCGGGCGGAGCTGGCGCGCGCGCGCGGGACCGGGAAGGTCCACAGCGCGTACTTGTTCGACGGACCGCCCGGCACGGGCAAGCTCGAGACGGCGCTCTGGTTTGCACAGCTGCTGCTGTGCAAGGGCGCGCCGGCGGCCGCGGCCGGGCCGTGCGGGACGTGTCACGACTGCCGGCTGTTCGCGACGGGCGCGCACCCGGACCTGCACCGGGTCGAGGTCGACGGCGCGTGGATCAAGGTCGACGCCGTGCGCGAGCTGCGGGCGGCGCTGTCGCTCGTGGCCAACGAGCGCGGGCGCCGCGTGGGGCTGATCGCCGACGCCGAGAGACTCCGGGTCGAGGCCGCGAACGCGCTGCTCAAGACGCTCGAGGAGCCGCCGCCGGCGACGGTGCTGCTGCTCGTGACTGCCGCGCCCGAGGCGCTGCCGCGCACCCTGCGCTCGCGCACGGTGCGCGTGCGCTTCCCGCGCGCCGGCGAACGTGAGATCGCAGCGGCGCTCGAAGCCGAGGGCATGCCCGCGGACGACGCCGCGCTCGCCAGCCAGCTCGGCGGGGCGAGCCCCGCGGCGGCGCGCGCCTGGGCCGAAGAGTCGCTGGCGGACGCGCGCGAGACGAAGGCGCTCTTGGAACGGGTCGACTCACTCAGCGTGACCGAGATCCTCGACTTCGCCGAGGGCTTCCGGCGCCCGGGCGACGCCGGGCGCGACCAGGCGCGCGCGTTCATCGACGTGCAGTCGGCGTTCGCGCGCGCGCGCGCCGAAGCGGCCGCGGCCGCGGGCGAGACGCGCGCGCTCGAGCGCTGGCTGCGCGCGTTCGAGTCGGCTTCCGCCGCGCGCCTCGAGCTCGAGCGGCGCAACCTGAACCCCCAGCTCTTGGTCGAGTCGCTGCTGCTCGAGCTGCGCTCGTGA
- a CDS encoding polymer-forming cytoskeletal protein, translating into MAFNDFRKTKDEPGKAPMTNAGGVGALTAFIDQGSEFSGKLNFKDTVRIDGRFEGEIASENTLIVGESGSVTATIKSQIVIISGEVHGEINAGGQVVLHKTARVDGNIHSPRLVVEDGAVFTGRIEMGAVKPAKSVPPTKDSSAPKML; encoded by the coding sequence ATGGCGTTCAATGACTTCCGCAAGACCAAGGACGAGCCCGGCAAGGCGCCGATGACCAACGCCGGTGGCGTGGGCGCGCTGACCGCGTTCATCGACCAGGGCTCGGAGTTCTCGGGCAAGCTCAACTTCAAGGACACGGTCCGCATCGACGGCCGGTTCGAAGGCGAGATCGCGAGTGAGAACACGCTGATCGTGGGCGAGAGCGGCTCGGTCACCGCCACGATCAAGTCGCAGATCGTGATCATCTCGGGTGAGGTCCACGGCGAGATCAACGCCGGCGGCCAGGTCGTCCTGCACAAGACGGCGCGGGTCGACGGCAACATCCACTCGCCGCGGCTGGTCGTGGAAGACGGCGCGGTGTTCACGGGACGCATCGAGATGGGTGCCGTGAAGCCCGCGAAGAGCGTCCCGCCGACCAAGGATTCGTCCGCGCCGAAGATGCTCTAG
- a CDS encoding NifU family protein produces the protein MAGSLGDGSRQINADLRPETVRKALDVVRPGLVADGGNAELISVTEDGLVRLELQGACARCPAREMTRRLVLEPALRARVPGVTAVLI, from the coding sequence ATGGCCGGAAGCCTAGGAGATGGGTCCCGCCAGATCAACGCGGACCTGCGCCCCGAGACCGTGCGCAAGGCGCTCGACGTGGTCCGGCCCGGGCTGGTGGCCGACGGCGGGAACGCCGAGCTGATCTCGGTGACCGAGGACGGGCTCGTGCGCCTCGAGCTGCAAGGCGCCTGCGCGCGTTGCCCCGCGCGCGAGATGACGCGCCGGCTGGTGCTGGAGCCCGCGCTGCGCGCGCGGGTCCCGGGAGTCACTGCCGTTCTGATCTGA
- a CDS encoding MoaD family protein, protein MRVRVLLFAALREAVGEKTLELELRAHATLADALAQLESQHRELARYGGRLLVALNEQRVPRTAELHDGDEIALLPPVSGGSERAWIDSAPLSLDALVREVSGPEMGGLVTFTGVVRNHARGESIDHLEYEAYAPMAEKELRKIVAAARERWPHVRLAVSHRVGRLAIGDAAVMIAAAGPHRAEAFEACRFAIDQLKKSVPIWKKEFASSGSYWVEENP, encoded by the coding sequence ATGCGCGTGCGCGTGCTCCTGTTCGCGGCCCTGCGAGAAGCGGTCGGCGAGAAGACACTGGAGCTTGAGCTGCGCGCGCACGCCACGCTGGCCGACGCGCTCGCGCAGCTCGAGTCGCAACATCGCGAGCTGGCACGCTATGGCGGGCGGCTGCTGGTGGCCCTGAACGAGCAGCGCGTGCCGCGCACGGCGGAGCTTCACGACGGCGACGAGATCGCGCTGCTGCCGCCCGTGTCGGGCGGGTCCGAGCGCGCCTGGATCGACTCCGCGCCGCTGTCACTCGACGCGCTCGTGCGCGAGGTGAGCGGCCCCGAGATGGGCGGGCTCGTCACCTTCACCGGCGTAGTGCGCAACCACGCGCGCGGTGAGTCGATCGACCACCTGGAGTACGAGGCGTACGCGCCCATGGCCGAGAAGGAGCTGCGCAAGATCGTCGCGGCCGCGCGCGAGCGCTGGCCGCACGTGCGCCTGGCCGTCTCGCACCGCGTCGGGCGGCTGGCGATCGGCGACGCCGCGGTGATGATCGCCGCCGCCGGGCCGCACCGCGCCGAGGCCTTCGAGGCCTGCCGCTTCGCCATCGACCAGCTGAAGAAGAGCGTGCCGATCTGGAAGAAGGAGTTCGCGAGCAGCGGCTCCTACTGGGTCGAGGAGAACCCGTGA
- a CDS encoding molybdopterin-binding protein, giving the protein MSGSAPAEHRAYAPKSVGCAVLTVSDSRSLETDSSGQAIRAALEAAGHRAVRHEIVPDELETIRLAVLRALAQKSVDAVIATGGTGVSPRDVTPEAIEPLFEKPLAGFGELFRVLSFQEIGAAALLSRAAAGTTGGKVVFVLPGSSGAVKLGMERLIVPELAHLVGQLRRSDAPASGHDKHARK; this is encoded by the coding sequence GTGAGCGGGAGCGCGCCGGCCGAGCACCGCGCGTACGCGCCCAAGAGCGTGGGCTGCGCCGTGCTCACGGTGAGTGACTCGCGCAGCCTGGAGACCGACTCCTCGGGCCAGGCGATCCGCGCCGCGCTCGAGGCCGCGGGTCACCGCGCCGTGCGCCACGAGATCGTGCCCGACGAGCTCGAGACGATCCGGCTGGCCGTGCTGCGCGCGCTCGCGCAAAAGAGCGTCGACGCCGTGATCGCCACCGGCGGCACGGGTGTCTCGCCGCGCGACGTCACGCCCGAGGCGATCGAGCCGCTGTTCGAGAAGCCGCTGGCGGGCTTCGGCGAGCTGTTCCGCGTGCTGTCGTTCCAGGAGATCGGCGCCGCGGCGCTGCTGTCGCGCGCGGCCGCGGGCACGACCGGCGGCAAGGTCGTGTTCGTGCTGCCCGGCTCGTCCGGGGCCGTGAAGCTCGGCATGGAGCGGCTGATCGTGCCCGAGCTGGCGCACTTGGTGGGCCAGCTGCGCCGCAGCGACGCCCCGGCTTCAGGGCACGACAAACACGCCCGAAAATAG